In Phaeobacter piscinae, one genomic interval encodes:
- a CDS encoding YbaB/EbfC family nucleoid-associated protein, which translates to MLKGLGGLGDMAKMMKSAQELQTKMAQMQEELHNVMVTGEAGAGLVKATASAKGDLKALDIDPSIFNGDDKEVVEDLILAAIKDAQAKAAEKAQEEMASLTESMGLPKDIKLPF; encoded by the coding sequence ATGCTCAAAGGCCTCGGCGGTCTTGGCGATATGGCCAAGATGATGAAATCGGCACAGGAACTGCAAACCAAAATGGCGCAGATGCAGGAAGAGCTGCACAATGTCATGGTCACCGGCGAAGCAGGCGCAGGTCTGGTGAAGGCAACGGCCTCGGCCAAGGGCGATCTGAAAGCGCTGGATATCGATCCGTCGATCTTCAATGGCGACGACAAGGAAGTTGTCGAAGACCTGATCCTCGCCGCGATCAAGGATGCACAGGCCAAAGCCGCCGAAAAAGCGCAGGAAGAAATGGCCAGCCTGACCGAAAGCATGGGCCTGCCCAAGGACATCAAGCTGCCGTTCTGA
- the ald gene encoding alanine dehydrogenase has protein sequence MKIGCPTEIKPQEFRVGMTPDAAREAVNHGHTVLIQAGAGMGAGFTDEDYTTAGAAIIDTAEEIFATADMIVKVKEPQAVERKMLREGQLLFTYLHLAPDPDQTRDLLDSGCTAIAYETVTDDRGGLPLLAPMSEVAGRLAPQVGAYTLQKANGGRGVLMGGVPGVAPAKVVVIGGGVVGTHAAKIAAGMGADVTILDRSLTRLKYLDDVFGRDFKNQYSTAGATAELVRDADMVIGAVLIPGAAAPKLVSRAQLSEMKPGAVLVDVAIDQGGCFETSKATTHADPIYEVDGIMHYCVANMPGAVARTSTQALGNATLPFLLNLANKGWKQACADDPHLLNGLNVHAGKLTYFAVGKALGIDVVSPQLMIK, from the coding sequence ATGAAAATCGGATGCCCCACTGAGATCAAGCCGCAGGAATTCCGCGTCGGGATGACACCGGACGCCGCTCGCGAAGCCGTAAACCATGGCCATACCGTCCTAATTCAGGCCGGTGCCGGGATGGGCGCTGGCTTCACCGACGAAGATTATACCACAGCAGGTGCCGCAATCATCGACACCGCCGAGGAGATCTTTGCCACCGCAGACATGATCGTGAAGGTGAAAGAACCCCAAGCCGTTGAGCGCAAGATGCTGCGCGAAGGCCAGTTGCTGTTCACCTATCTGCACCTCGCCCCCGATCCCGATCAAACCCGTGATCTGCTGGATTCCGGTTGCACCGCGATTGCCTATGAAACCGTGACCGACGACCGTGGCGGCCTGCCGCTGCTGGCGCCGATGTCCGAAGTTGCCGGCCGTCTGGCCCCACAAGTGGGCGCCTACACCCTGCAGAAGGCCAACGGTGGTCGCGGCGTGCTGATGGGCGGCGTCCCTGGCGTGGCCCCGGCCAAGGTTGTGGTGATCGGTGGCGGCGTCGTTGGCACCCACGCAGCCAAGATCGCTGCTGGCATGGGTGCGGATGTCACCATCCTCGACCGTTCCCTCACACGCCTGAAATATCTCGACGATGTCTTCGGCCGCGACTTCAAGAACCAATACTCCACCGCAGGCGCCACGGCCGAGCTGGTGCGTGATGCAGACATGGTGATCGGCGCGGTTCTGATCCCCGGTGCTGCAGCACCAAAGCTGGTCTCACGGGCCCAGCTCAGCGAGATGAAACCCGGCGCAGTGCTGGTGGATGTCGCCATTGACCAGGGCGGCTGCTTCGAGACGTCAAAGGCCACTACCCACGCCGACCCGATCTATGAGGTCGACGGCATAATGCACTACTGCGTGGCCAACATGCCCGGCGCTGTTGCCCGCACCTCGACCCAGGCTTTGGGCAACGCCACTCTGCCATTCTTGCTGAATTTGGCAAACAAAGGCTGGAAGCAAGCCTGCGCAGACGATCCACATCTGCTGAATGGCCTGAACGTCCACGCTGGTAAGCTGACCTATTTCGCGGTCGGCAAGGCTCTGGGCATTGATGTTGTCTCCCCTCAGCTGATGATCAAGTAA
- a CDS encoding DUF2189 domain-containing protein, with protein sequence MERTIGNPISWLAKSFGLTSSHVSASVDHLGSDKVGKMPRVLQLDITDLGAALRAGWQDFTACRSDAMALVFLYPLIGVALVVLSLSMNLLPLVFPLVLGFALVGPVAAVGLYEMSSRREAGFTPRWMDAFAVLRSPAFLSILMLGLYLAALCILWLTVAAAIYNRTLGPEAPQSVISFTRDTFTTAPGWAMLVIGSAVGAVFAFAALAVSLVSFPLLLDRHVGLPIAVATSLRVVRQNLLVSLLWGVIVTALLILGAIPMFVGMIVVVPVLGHATWHLYRRAIA encoded by the coding sequence ATGGAACGCACCATCGGAAATCCCATCAGCTGGCTGGCTAAGTCCTTTGGCCTAACCAGTTCTCACGTCTCCGCCTCGGTGGACCACCTTGGTAGCGACAAGGTTGGCAAGATGCCGCGCGTACTGCAATTGGACATCACGGATCTGGGCGCTGCCTTGCGGGCCGGCTGGCAAGATTTCACCGCCTGCCGATCCGACGCCATGGCGCTTGTTTTCCTTTATCCGCTGATTGGTGTTGCCCTCGTGGTGCTCAGCCTGTCGATGAACCTGCTGCCATTGGTGTTCCCGCTGGTTCTGGGCTTTGCGCTGGTCGGACCGGTGGCCGCTGTCGGGCTGTATGAGATGTCATCGCGCCGTGAGGCCGGGTTCACGCCGCGCTGGATGGACGCCTTTGCGGTGCTGCGGTCTCCCGCGTTTCTGTCGATTTTGATGCTGGGCCTGTATCTTGCCGCGCTCTGCATCCTGTGGCTGACGGTCGCCGCCGCCATCTACAACCGGACACTTGGCCCAGAGGCGCCACAGTCGGTGATCAGCTTCACGCGGGATACCTTCACCACCGCACCCGGATGGGCAATGCTGGTGATTGGCAGCGCGGTGGGCGCGGTCTTTGCATTTGCCGCACTCGCGGTCAGCCTTGTATCCTTTCCGCTGCTGTTGGACCGCCATGTCGGCCTTCCGATCGCAGTGGCCACATCTCTGCGGGTGGTGCGTCAGAACCTTCTCGTCTCGCTGCTTTGGGGCGTCATCGTCACCGCCTTACTCATTCTTGGTGCGATTCCGATGTTTGTCGGCATGATCGTGGTCGTCCCTGTACTGGGGCACGCCACCTGGCATCTCTATCGTCGTGCCATTGCGTGA
- a CDS encoding Lrp/AsnC family transcriptional regulator, producing the protein MSLDHTDRRILQVLQKQGRISNAELSEQVNLSASACHRRVQRLETDGYIRNYVALLDARKMNLPATVFVEITLQSQADELLDAFEKAVGRIPDVLECHLMAGTADYILKVVAENTDDFARIHRQHLTRLPGVAQMQSSFALRTVFKTTALPV; encoded by the coding sequence ATGTCACTTGACCACACAGATCGTCGCATCTTGCAGGTGTTGCAGAAGCAGGGACGGATTTCCAACGCCGAGCTGAGTGAGCAGGTAAACCTGTCGGCATCGGCCTGCCACCGGCGTGTGCAACGGTTGGAGACAGACGGGTATATTCGTAATTACGTCGCTCTCCTGGACGCGCGCAAGATGAACCTGCCGGCAACCGTCTTTGTGGAGATCACGTTGCAGAGCCAGGCGGATGAGCTGCTGGATGCCTTTGAGAAGGCGGTGGGGCGCATTCCCGATGTGTTGGAGTGTCATCTGATGGCGGGGACGGCGGATTACATCCTGAAGGTTGTGGCTGAAAACACCGATGATTTTGCCCGCATCCATCGCCAACACCTGACCCGGCTGCCTGGTGTGGCGCAGATGCAGAGTTCCTTTGCGCTGCGCACGGTGTTTAAAACCACGGCGCTTCCGGTCTGA
- a CDS encoding DUF1013 domain-containing protein — protein MAKPLMAKATAVWLVDNTTISFKQIADFVGMHELEIQGIADGDVAAGVKGFDPVANNQLTQDEVDKAEKNPLHKLKLKFNPAAAGEEKRRGPRYTPLSKRQDRPASIYWLVKFHPELSDGQVSKLVGTTKPTIQAIRERTHWNIANIQPIDPVALGLCKQSELDAAVQKAAAKKAAEGGVMSDDERRKLVSTEQSLDMDAEPRMPSAIEGLETFTLGGNDKPDAAEEETVVDADSFFNLPAGSDDEDEDEDNIDPRF, from the coding sequence ATGGCAAAACCGTTGATGGCCAAGGCGACCGCCGTGTGGCTGGTGGACAATACCACGATCAGCTTCAAACAGATCGCCGATTTCGTTGGCATGCACGAGCTGGAAATCCAGGGCATTGCAGATGGCGATGTGGCTGCGGGCGTCAAGGGGTTCGACCCGGTTGCCAACAACCAGCTGACGCAGGACGAGGTCGACAAGGCCGAGAAAAATCCGCTGCATAAGCTGAAGCTGAAGTTCAACCCGGCTGCCGCTGGCGAAGAAAAGCGCCGTGGCCCGCGCTATACCCCGCTGTCCAAGCGTCAGGACCGCCCGGCCTCGATCTACTGGCTGGTGAAGTTCCATCCGGAACTGTCCGATGGCCAGGTGTCGAAGCTGGTTGGCACCACCAAACCGACCATTCAGGCGATCCGCGAGCGGACCCATTGGAACATTGCCAATATCCAGCCGATTGACCCGGTTGCTCTGGGTCTGTGCAAACAGTCCGAACTGGACGCCGCCGTCCAGAAGGCTGCGGCCAAGAAGGCTGCCGAAGGTGGCGTGATGAGCGATGACGAGCGTCGCAAGCTGGTGTCGACGGAACAGTCGCTGGATATGGACGCGGAACCCCGCATGCCGTCTGCGATCGAAGGTCTCGAAACCTTCACTCTGGGTGGCAACGACAAGCCTGATGCGGCCGAGGAAGAGACTGTTGTGGATGCTGACAGCTTCTTCAACCTGCCTGCCGGTAGTGACGATGAGGACGAGGACGAGGACAACATCGATCCCCGCTTCTAA
- a CDS encoding NAD(P)H-quinone oxidoreductase, whose amino-acid sequence MTEMMRAIEIQEPGGPDVLQACQRPVPTPGHGQVVVKVAYAGVNRPDALQRAGKYAPPPTASDLPGLEASGEVVALGAGVSELEIGDRVCALLPGGGYAEYVATPAAHCLPIPEGLSLKQAACLPETCFTVWSNVFTRGGLQAGERFLVHGGSSGIGTTAIQLASQLGARVFTTAGSDEKCAACLKLGAERAINYRDEDFVEVLKAEGGANLILDMVGGDYIPRNVRALADDGRLVHIAFLSGPKVELNFAQIMARRLTLTGSTLRPQSDLAKAQIAQDLREVVWPLIEAEKFAPVMDQTFALEDAAAAHTRMEASSHIGKIVLEVGGEV is encoded by the coding sequence ATGACCGAAATGATGCGCGCGATTGAGATCCAGGAGCCCGGTGGCCCGGATGTTCTGCAGGCCTGTCAACGCCCGGTGCCGACACCCGGCCATGGGCAGGTGGTGGTGAAAGTCGCCTATGCGGGCGTCAATCGCCCCGATGCGCTACAGCGTGCTGGCAAATATGCTCCGCCCCCGACCGCAAGCGACCTGCCGGGGCTGGAAGCCTCAGGAGAGGTTGTTGCCCTTGGGGCGGGGGTCAGCGAGCTGGAGATTGGCGACCGCGTCTGCGCCTTGCTGCCCGGTGGAGGCTACGCCGAATATGTGGCGACCCCGGCGGCGCATTGCTTGCCAATTCCTGAGGGGCTTTCACTGAAGCAGGCGGCCTGCCTCCCGGAAACCTGTTTCACGGTTTGGTCCAATGTCTTCACCCGTGGTGGCCTACAGGCGGGGGAGCGGTTCCTGGTGCATGGTGGCTCGTCCGGGATTGGGACGACAGCCATTCAACTGGCATCGCAGCTGGGCGCACGGGTGTTCACCACCGCCGGGTCGGATGAGAAATGTGCGGCCTGCCTGAAGCTGGGGGCCGAGCGGGCAATCAATTACCGGGACGAGGATTTCGTCGAGGTATTGAAGGCTGAAGGTGGCGCCAATCTGATTTTGGATATGGTGGGCGGTGACTATATTCCCCGCAATGTGCGCGCATTGGCGGATGATGGACGTTTGGTGCACATTGCATTTCTGTCCGGGCCGAAGGTTGAGCTGAACTTTGCCCAGATCATGGCGCGGCGGCTGACGCTGACGGGCTCAACCCTGCGCCCGCAAAGCGATCTGGCCAAGGCGCAGATCGCCCAGGATCTGCGCGAGGTGGTCTGGCCTCTGATTGAGGCGGAGAAGTTTGCCCCGGTGATGGATCAGACATTTGCGCTAGAGGATGCGGCCGCCGCCCATACCCGGATGGAGGCATCGAGCCACATCGGAAAAATCGTACTGGAGGTCGGTGGCGAGGTGTAG
- the recR gene encoding recombination mediator RecR, giving the protein MIKNSTTDIEDLIALMAKLPGLGPRSARRAVLHLIRKRALLLTPLAETMSEVAATARECLNCGNVGTGDLCTICEDMTRENGELCVVEDVSDLWAMERAGVFKGRYHVLGGTLSALDAVGPEELRIPRLVDRVQAEQVNEVILALNATIDGQTTAHYIADQLSGQVRLTSLAQGVPIGGELDYLDEGTITAALRARKDI; this is encoded by the coding sequence ATGATCAAGAACTCAACCACCGATATCGAGGATCTGATTGCCCTGATGGCCAAGCTGCCGGGGCTGGGGCCACGCTCTGCCCGCCGAGCTGTGCTGCACCTGATCCGTAAACGGGCCCTGCTGCTGACCCCATTGGCCGAGACCATGAGCGAGGTGGCCGCCACCGCGCGGGAGTGCCTGAACTGCGGCAATGTCGGCACCGGTGATCTCTGCACCATCTGCGAGGATATGACCCGTGAGAACGGCGAGCTCTGTGTGGTGGAGGATGTCTCGGACCTCTGGGCCATGGAACGTGCGGGTGTCTTCAAAGGGCGCTATCACGTACTCGGCGGGACACTCTCGGCCTTGGACGCGGTCGGCCCGGAGGAGCTGCGCATTCCCCGCCTTGTGGACCGGGTGCAGGCCGAACAGGTCAACGAGGTCATATTGGCGCTCAACGCCACAATCGACGGCCAGACGACGGCACATTACATCGCTGATCAACTCAGCGGGCAGGTCCGTCTGACGTCGCTGGCCCAGGGCGTACCCATCGGCGGAGAGCTGGACTATCTAGATGAAGGCACCATCACAGCCGCCCTGCGCGCGCGTAAGGACATCTAA
- a CDS encoding TetR/AcrR family transcriptional regulator: MSDTRLHILDTGRALTAQRGYTSVGLTELLATAQVPKGSFYHYFSSKEDYGCALLRHYVDQYRIELTPTLNNPELTGRDQVLSYVTAWQERQSSDMAGQKCLIVKLAAEIADLSPAMRGILQQAVEGITARLADCLRKGQRDGSLSPSVDPIHTAITLYQIWLGASLMAHLSQDSTPFNTAMVQTRAMLPPPGHT; the protein is encoded by the coding sequence ATGAGTGACACCCGACTGCATATTCTGGACACTGGACGCGCACTGACGGCGCAGCGCGGCTATACCTCCGTCGGGCTGACGGAGCTGCTTGCGACGGCGCAGGTGCCGAAGGGGTCCTTCTATCACTACTTTTCCTCCAAAGAAGACTACGGCTGCGCCCTGCTGCGTCACTACGTCGACCAGTACCGGATTGAGTTGACGCCCACGTTGAACAACCCAGAGCTGACCGGGCGCGATCAGGTGCTGTCTTATGTCACCGCCTGGCAGGAGCGGCAGAGCTCGGACATGGCCGGTCAAAAATGCCTTATTGTCAAACTGGCCGCCGAAATTGCCGACCTCTCCCCCGCGATGCGCGGCATTCTGCAACAGGCTGTCGAAGGCATTACAGCGCGGCTGGCTGACTGCCTGCGCAAAGGTCAACGGGACGGCTCCCTCAGCCCGAGCGTCGACCCAATCCATACCGCCATCACACTCTATCAGATCTGGCTTGGCGCCAGCCTGATGGCGCATCTGTCGCAGGACAGCACCCCGTTCAACACCGCCATGGTCCAGACCCGGGCCATGCTCCCCCCACCCGGGCACACCTAA
- a CDS encoding GMC family oxidoreductase — protein MDWDYIIIGAGSAGCVLANRLSAAGQRVLLLEAGGKDNYHWVHIPMGYLYCINNPRTDWMYRTEAEAGLNGRALIYPRGKVLGGCSSINGMLYLRGQAADYDGWRQRGLTGWGWDDVLPYFKKSEDYVDGPSDMHGVGGEWRVENQRLHWDVLDDWMQAAAEWGLPKVTDFNTGTNEGVGYFRVNQRGGWRMNTAKAFLRTATGENLKVETGAHTRRILIENGRAVGVEYSQGGVVKTAQTGGEVLLSAGAINSPQILQLSGLGPADLLRDHGIAVQRDMPEVGQNLQDHLQLRCAWRLQGAKTLNTLANSLLGKAKIAAEYALRRSGPMSMAPSQLGAFSRSRPDLATPDLEYHVQPLTLDAFGQPLHDFPGLTASVCNLRPESRGEVAIASADPMQAPRIAPKYLSTEGDRQVAVAAIRQARAIMGQGAMQRYVPQELKPGGGSDDEADLMQAAGAIGTTIFHPTCTVRMGAEEAAPVDGALRLRGVGGLRVVDASVMPVIPSGNTNAPTIMIAEKAADMILSDHRG, from the coding sequence ATGGACTGGGACTATATCATTATCGGCGCAGGCAGCGCGGGCTGCGTGCTGGCCAACCGATTGAGCGCGGCAGGCCAGCGGGTGCTGCTGCTGGAGGCGGGCGGCAAGGACAACTACCATTGGGTGCATATCCCGATGGGGTATCTCTATTGCATCAACAACCCGCGCACTGACTGGATGTATCGAACCGAGGCGGAGGCGGGGCTGAACGGGCGCGCGCTGATCTATCCGCGCGGCAAGGTGCTGGGCGGCTGTTCGTCCATCAACGGAATGCTCTATCTGCGTGGACAGGCGGCGGACTATGATGGCTGGCGCCAGCGCGGGCTCACCGGCTGGGGCTGGGATGATGTGCTGCCCTATTTCAAGAAATCAGAGGATTACGTCGACGGTCCGTCTGACATGCATGGGGTCGGTGGCGAATGGCGGGTGGAAAACCAGCGCCTGCACTGGGATGTACTGGACGACTGGATGCAGGCTGCTGCGGAATGGGGCCTGCCTAAAGTCACCGATTTTAATACCGGCACCAATGAGGGCGTCGGCTATTTTCGGGTGAACCAGCGGGGCGGCTGGCGGATGAACACCGCGAAGGCGTTTTTGCGCACGGCGACTGGTGAAAATCTGAAGGTAGAAACCGGCGCCCACACCCGGCGTATCCTGATCGAGAACGGCCGTGCCGTAGGGGTGGAATACAGTCAGGGCGGTGTCGTGAAAACAGCGCAGACGGGCGGTGAGGTGCTGCTGTCTGCGGGGGCCATCAACAGCCCACAGATCCTTCAGCTGTCTGGTCTGGGTCCGGCAGACCTGCTGCGCGACCACGGGATTGCGGTGCAGCGGGACATGCCTGAGGTTGGTCAGAACCTGCAGGATCATCTGCAATTGCGTTGCGCCTGGCGACTGCAAGGGGCAAAGACACTGAACACTCTGGCCAATTCGCTGCTGGGCAAGGCAAAGATTGCGGCCGAATATGCCCTGCGCCGGTCCGGTCCGATGTCGATGGCGCCGAGCCAGCTGGGGGCGTTTTCCCGTTCGCGCCCGGATCTGGCGACGCCGGATCTGGAGTATCACGTCCAACCGCTGACGCTCGACGCCTTTGGTCAGCCGCTGCATGATTTTCCGGGATTGACGGCAAGCGTGTGTAACCTGCGACCTGAAAGCCGGGGAGAGGTAGCTATCGCCAGCGCGGATCCCATGCAGGCGCCCCGGATCGCACCGAAGTATCTCTCGACCGAAGGCGACCGTCAGGTGGCCGTGGCGGCCATCCGGCAGGCGCGGGCGATTATGGGGCAGGGGGCCATGCAGCGTTATGTACCGCAGGAGCTGAAACCCGGCGGCGGTTCGGATGATGAGGCGGATCTGATGCAGGCGGCAGGCGCGATTGGGACAACCATCTTTCATCCGACCTGCACGGTACGGATGGGCGCGGAGGAGGCGGCCCCGGTGGACGGCGCGCTGCGTTTGCGCGGGGTTGGTGGGCTGCGGGTGGTTGATGCCAGCGTGATGCCGGTGATTCCCAGCGGCAATACCAATGCGCCGACGATCATGATCGCGGAAAAGGCAGCTGATATGATTTTGAGCGATCATCGCGGGTAA
- the ppk2 gene encoding polyphosphate kinase 2, with protein sequence MTSDHDPDSFDWLDAELQDTLDEDFEIEFAEPMLSMELRKIYRSQHPEMLDRKVYFRNLLRLQAELIKVQDWVQHTGAKVCILFEGRDSAGKGGVIKRITQRLNPRVARVVALPAPSRREQSQWYFQRYVPYLPAAGEIVLFDRSWYNRAGVERVMGFASDDQVEQFFQDVPEFERMLVRSGIILLKYWFSITDEEQQLRFLMRIHDPMKQWKLSPMDLESRIRWEQYTKAKEDMFERTNIPEAPWYIVEGNDKKRERLNCIEHLLTKIPYCDVPSERVSLPDREYKPDYERRVLPDDLYVPKIY encoded by the coding sequence GTGACCAGCGACCATGACCCTGATTCCTTTGACTGGCTGGACGCCGAACTTCAGGACACGCTGGACGAGGATTTCGAGATCGAATTCGCCGAGCCGATGCTGTCAATGGAATTGCGCAAGATCTACCGGTCACAACACCCGGAGATGCTGGATCGCAAGGTCTATTTTCGCAACTTGCTGCGGTTGCAGGCTGAGCTGATCAAGGTTCAGGATTGGGTCCAACACACCGGGGCCAAAGTTTGCATCCTGTTTGAAGGACGCGACAGTGCCGGCAAGGGTGGGGTGATCAAGCGGATCACCCAGCGGCTCAATCCACGGGTGGCGCGGGTGGTGGCGCTGCCTGCGCCCAGTCGCCGTGAGCAGAGTCAGTGGTATTTTCAGCGTTATGTGCCCTACCTGCCGGCTGCCGGCGAAATCGTGCTCTTCGACCGGTCCTGGTACAACCGGGCCGGGGTCGAGCGGGTGATGGGCTTTGCCAGCGATGATCAAGTCGAGCAGTTTTTTCAGGACGTTCCGGAATTTGAACGGATGCTGGTGCGGTCGGGCATTATTCTGCTGAAATATTGGTTCTCCATTACCGATGAGGAGCAGCAGCTGCGGTTTCTCATGCGGATCCACGACCCGATGAAGCAGTGGAAACTGTCGCCAATGGATCTGGAGAGCCGCATCCGCTGGGAGCAGTATACCAAGGCCAAGGAGGACATGTTCGAGCGCACCAACATTCCCGAAGCGCCCTGGTATATCGTGGAAGGGAACGACAAGAAGCGCGAGCGGCTGAACTGTATTGAGCATCTCCTGACCAAGATCCCCTATTGCGATGTCCCGAGTGAACGCGTGTCGCTGCCGGATCGCGAATATAAGCCCGATTACGAGCGCAGGGTGCTGCCGGACGACCTCTATGTGCCCAAGATTTACTGA
- the rpsU gene encoding 30S ribosomal protein S21: MQVSVRDNNVDQALRALKKKLQREGVFREMKLKQHFEKPSEKKAREKAEAIRRARKLARKKAQREGLL, from the coding sequence ATGCAGGTTAGTGTTCGCGACAACAACGTCGATCAGGCGCTTCGTGCCCTGAAGAAAAAGCTGCAGCGTGAAGGCGTCTTCCGTGAAATGAAGCTCAAGCAACATTTCGAGAAGCCGTCCGAGAAAAAAGCGCGCGAGAAAGCTGAAGCGATTCGCCGTGCCCGTAAACTGGCACGTAAGAAAGCACAGCGCGAAGGCCTCCTCTGA
- a CDS encoding ribonuclease T2 family protein translates to MRGIKLALMAALIAVMGVGLNVGTTTPAKAEGEIAGQFDYYVLALSWSPNWCALEGDARKSDQCDPRHDHGWTLHGLWPQFHRGWPSYCRTAEAPPNRQQTRQMADIMGSPGLAWHQWKKHGTCSGLSPRAYFELSRQAYGQIKRPAAFRKLQQPVTLPASLVEQAFLQDNPELASNTLTITCRDGHIQEARICLSHDLQPVPCGRDVIRDCTQKNAVFEPIR, encoded by the coding sequence ATGCGCGGGATCAAACTGGCCCTGATGGCGGCCCTTATTGCAGTCATGGGCGTCGGGCTGAACGTCGGCACAACAACACCGGCAAAGGCCGAAGGTGAGATTGCCGGACAATTCGACTATTACGTTCTGGCGCTCAGCTGGTCACCGAATTGGTGCGCACTGGAGGGGGATGCTAGGAAATCCGACCAATGCGACCCCCGCCATGACCACGGCTGGACCCTGCATGGTCTGTGGCCGCAGTTTCACCGCGGCTGGCCCAGCTACTGCCGCACAGCCGAGGCCCCGCCAAACCGCCAGCAGACGCGGCAGATGGCGGATATCATGGGAAGCCCCGGCCTCGCCTGGCATCAGTGGAAGAAACACGGCACTTGCTCCGGCCTGTCGCCCCGCGCCTATTTTGAGCTGTCGAGACAGGCCTATGGGCAGATCAAACGTCCCGCCGCCTTCCGCAAACTGCAGCAACCGGTGACGCTGCCTGCCAGCTTGGTCGAGCAGGCTTTTCTGCAGGACAACCCAGAGCTGGCTTCCAACACGCTGACCATCACCTGCCGCGACGGTCACATCCAGGAGGCCCGGATCTGTTTGTCCCACGATCTGCAACCAGTTCCCTGCGGCCGCGACGTGATCCGCGATTGCACACAGAAAAACGCGGTGTTTGAGCCGATCCGCTAA
- a CDS encoding COQ9 family protein — MTIEDHTDPRTEPEAGDIIGQLLDAALLHVPFDGWSAQTFAAAVEEAGITPALAEALCPRGAVDLAIAFHKRGDQLMLDRLAEEDMTGLRFRDKIARAVRLRLEVVDDKEAVRRGTTLFSLPQYAGDGVRLIWGTVDAIWTALGDASEDINWYTKRGSLAGVYSATVLYWLGDDSLEHQASWEFLDRRIDNVMQFEKLKAQVQSNPLLKPLLVGPNWLAQQIKAPGTRDDLPGSWSAPRR, encoded by the coding sequence ATGACGATTGAGGATCACACCGACCCGCGCACTGAGCCTGAGGCAGGAGATATCATTGGGCAGCTGCTGGATGCAGCTCTGTTGCATGTGCCCTTTGATGGCTGGAGCGCGCAAACGTTTGCGGCGGCTGTCGAGGAGGCAGGGATCACGCCAGCGCTGGCCGAGGCGCTGTGCCCGCGTGGGGCGGTGGATCTGGCGATTGCCTTTCACAAACGCGGCGATCAGCTGATGCTTGACCGTCTGGCCGAAGAGGACATGACCGGCCTGCGGTTTCGCGACAAGATCGCACGTGCCGTGCGGCTGAGGTTGGAAGTGGTCGATGACAAGGAAGCCGTGCGCCGCGGCACCACGCTGTTTTCCCTGCCGCAATACGCGGGCGACGGAGTTCGCCTGATCTGGGGCACTGTCGATGCGATCTGGACTGCACTGGGCGACGCATCCGAGGATATCAACTGGTACACCAAACGCGGCTCGCTTGCCGGGGTCTATTCGGCAACGGTGCTCTATTGGTTGGGGGACGACAGTCTGGAGCATCAGGCCAGCTGGGAGTTTCTGGATCGTCGGATCGACAATGTCATGCAGTTCGAAAAGCTGAAGGCTCAGGTACAGTCCAACCCCCTGCTGAAACCATTGCTGGTGGGGCCGAACTGGCTGGCGCAGCAGATCAAGGCGCCTGGCACCCGTGATGATCTGCCGGGCAGCTGGTCCGCGCCGCGGCGCTGA